The proteins below are encoded in one region of Engystomops pustulosus chromosome 8, aEngPut4.maternal, whole genome shotgun sequence:
- the LOC140076188 gene encoding uncharacterized protein translates to MEREQVQICVEERAWEGGHDAGARDPQDDLLTLLLINLLFPADDVTCGSEEHLISSDIKADDCGITQDTCIENNSRKDLPSDFHRNNLSSDSITLDTSSDTTQTNSPKRSHHREAEHLRTATRKTFSCSKCDKCFTLKWNLLTHQKIHTGEKPFSCSECGKCFSQKSNLVKHKKIHTGEKPFSCSECDKCFYQKSNLVKHERIHTGEKPFSCSECGKCFRHKSELVQHERIHTGEKPFSCSECGKCFRQKSDLVKHERIHTGEKPFSCSECDKCFFQKSHLVKHERIHTGEKPFSCSECDKCFFQKSHLVKHERIHTGEKPFSCSECGKCFHLVQHERIHTGEKPFSCSECGKCFISKSDLVKHERIHTGEKPFSCSECGKCFIKKSSLVVHERIHTGEKPFSCSECGKCFIKKSNLVVHERIHTGEKPFSCSECGKCFNRKSDLVKHERIHTGENVKNVSNIFPFFTY, encoded by the exons atggagagagagcAGGTCCAGATATGTGTGGAGGAGagagcctgggaaggaggacatgacgctggtgcCAGGGACCCCCAGGATG ATTTATTAACTTTGTTATTGATCAACCTGTTATTCCCGGCAGATGATGTTACTTGtggctcagaggaacatctgatatcttcagatattaaagctgatgattgtgggatcacacaagatacATGTATAGAAAACAACAGCAGAAAGGATTTACCCTCAGACTTTCACCGCAACAATCTATCATCTGATTCTATTACATTGGACACTTCTTCTGATACAACACAGACTAATAGTCCAAAAAGGAGCCACCACAGAGAAGCCGAGCATCTAAGAACTGCAACCAGGAAGACATTTTCTTGTTctaaatgtgacaaatgttttactcttaaatggaatctcctcacacatcagaaaattcacacaggggagaagccgttttcatgttcagaatgtgggaaatgtttttctcaaaaatcaaatcttgttaagcataagaaaattcacacaggggaaaagccgtTCTCTTGTtcggaatgtgacaaatgtttttatcaaaaatcaaatcttgttaaacatgagagaattcacacaggggagaagccattttcatgttcagaatgtgggaaatgttttcgtcATAAATCAGAacttgttcagcatgagagaattcacacaggggagaaaccgttttcctgttcagaatgtggcaaatgttttcgtcagaaatcagatcttgttaaacatgagagaattcacacaggggagaagccgttttcatgttcagaatgtgacaaatgtttttttcaaaaatctcatcttgttaaacatgagagaattcacacaggggagaaaccgttttcatgttcagaatgtgacaaatgtttttttcaaaaatctcatcttgttaaacatgagagaattcacacaggggaaaaaccgttttcctgttcagaatgtggcaaatgttttc atcttgttcagcacgagagaattcacacaggggagaaaccgttttcatgttcagaatgtggcaaatgttttattagcaaatcagatcttgttaaacatgagagaattcacacaggggagaaaccgttttcatgttcagaatgtggcaaatgttttattaagaaatcaagtcttgttgtacatgagagaattcacacaggggagaagccgttttcatgttcagaatgtggcaaatgttttattaagaaatcaaatcttgttgtacatgagagaattcacacaggggagaaaccgttttcatgttcagaatgtggaaaatgttttaataggaaatcagatcttgttaaacatgagagaattcacacaggggagaa tgTTAAGAATGTGTCaaacattttccctttttttacatATTAG
- the LOC140076189 gene encoding uncharacterized protein: MGRSSDKGAADVLPECEHGGISKFPGHEPRIFHPVPRIYTPPPAESLADKEVGPTPFIYMGEVVGTKGGRPRDFINFVIDQPVIHPYVVDDVTCGSEEHLISSDTTADDCGITQDTCIENNSRMDSPSDLYCNNLSSDPITLHIYSDTSQTKSPKRSHHRAAKHQKIHTGENPFSCSECGKCFIKKSKLVKHERIHTGEKLYSCSECGKCFIQKSDLVQHERIHTGEKPFSCSECGKCFSQKSILVKHKTIHTGEKTFSCSECDKCFSSKSNLLVHERIHTGEKPFSCSECGKCFRQKSDLVQLKRIHTGEKPFSCSECGKCFRQKSHLVNHERFHIGEKPFSCSECGKCFSEKSHLVKHERIHTGEKTFSRSECDKCFFSKSNLLVHERIHTGEKPFSCSECGKCFRQKSDLVKHERIHTGEKPFSCLECGKYLRQKSKLIEHERIHTGEKPFSCSECDKCFFQKSHLVKHERIHTGEKPFSCSECGKCFIQKSDLVQHKRIHTGEKRFSCSDCGKCFFQKSHLVKHETIHTGEKPFVCSECGKCFIQKSNLVQHKRIHTGEKPFSCSECGKCFIRKSDLVKHERIHPGEKRFPFSCSECGKGFSQKSDLVKHERTQTGEKRFVLKM, encoded by the exons CCTGGCTGATAAGGAAGTGggaccaacacccttcatttacatgggggaggtTGTTGGGACAAAAGGTGGCAGACCAAGAG attttattaactttgttaTTGATCAACCTGTTATTCATCCTTATGTTGTAGATGACGTTACTTGTGGCTctgaggaacatctgatatcttcagatactacagctgatgattgtgggatcacacaagatacATGTATAGAAAACAACAGCAGAATGGATTCACCCTCAGACCTTTATTGCAACAATCTATCTTCTGATCCAATTACATTGCACATCTATTCTGATACATCACAGACTAAAAGTCCCAAAAGGAGCCACCACAGAGCAGCCAAAC atcagaaaattcacacaggggagaatccgttttcatgttcagaatgtggcaaatgttttattaagaaatcaaaacttgttaaacatgagagaattcacacaggggagaagctttattcatgttcagaatgtggcaaatgttttattcaaaaatcagatctagttcagcatgagagaattcacacaggggagaagccgttttcatgttcagaatgtgggaaatgtttttcacaAAAATCAATTCTTGTTAAGCATAAgacaattcacacaggggagaagacgtTCTCTTGTtcggaatgtgacaaatgtttttcttcaaaatcaaatcttcttgtacatgagagaattcacacaggggagaagccattttcatgttcagaatgtgggaaatgttttcgtcagaaatcagatcttgttcagcttaagagaattcacacaggtgagaaaccattttcatgttcagaatgtggcaaatgttttcgtcagaaatcacatcttgttaacCATGAGAGATTTCACATAGGGGAGAAGcctttttcatgttcagaatgtggcaaatgttttagtgagaaatcacatcttgttaaacatgagagaattcacacaggggagaagacgtTCTCTCGTtcggaatgtgacaaatgttttttttcaaaatcaaatcttcttgtacatgagagaattcacacaggggagaagccattttcatgttcagaatgtggcaaatgttttcgtcagaaatcagatcttgttaaacatgagagaattcacacaggggagaagccgttttcatgtttagaatgtggcaaatatttacgtcagaaatcaaaacttattgaacatgagagaattcacacaggggagaagccgttttcatgttcagaatgtgacaaatgtttttttcaaaaatctcatcttgttaaacatgagagaattcacacaggggagaaaccgttttcatgttcagaatgtgggaaatgttttattcaaaaatcagatctagttcagcacaaaagaattcacacaggggagaaacggttttcatgttcagattgtgggaaatgtttttttcaaaaatctcatcttgttaaacatgagacaatacacacaggggagaaaccgtttgtatgttcagaatgtgggaaatgttttattcaaaaatcaaatcttgttcagcataagagaattcacacaggggagaaaccattttcatgttcagaatgtggaaaatgttttattaggaaatcagatcttgttaaacacgaGAGAATTCACCCAGGGGAGAAGCGGTTT ccgttttcatgttcagaatgtggcaaaggttttagtcagaaatcagatcttgttaaacatgagagaactcaaacaggggagaagcggtttgtgttaaaaatgtga